Part of the Flagellimonas eckloniae genome, ATTATGCAAAACACCTGGCAGAATTTGTAATTATTGAGGAATTGAAGTTTGACATAGCTGGTTTTCAATATATAACCGACATGCATAGTATTGCCTATTTGGTTGTAGCAGAATTTGAGGTGAAAGAAGTTAGAGAAATACTGAAACCACAAAGAGGACAAGTATACTTGGATGAACAATAAAATGAGTTTATGTTAAAACGATTACTCTTCTTTCTGGTATTTGGACCATTAGTTCTTTCCTGCAACAAAGAAATAAATGGAAACCCTTTGGAAAGGGTATTGGCTTCGGATAGTCCGTTGATAAAAACCGTAATGGACAGTTTAGAGCAATATGAAGTTCAGATACGATATACCCAGATTGATAGAGTAAATGACAGTGTTCTTTTTACAGATTATGATTTTCAAGTAAGCAAAAGCAACTATTTCTACCCGGCCAGTACAGTAAAGTTTCCAGCAGCCGTGGCCACCTTGGAAAAATTAAACGAAGTAGATTCACTTTCCATGAATACCACATTTTATGTTGAAGGAGATTCCATTGAAACTACTTTCGCTAAAGCGGTTTCTGAAATCTTTGCTGTTTCGGATAATGCTGCAAACAATAGATTGATTGAGTTTTTAGGACAAGATGAACTTAATAAACGTATAGTTGCTAAAACAGAAGGTCCCATTCGTATTGCCCACCGTCTTTCAACCTCAAATGCGGACGACCCAACTACAAAACCATTGGTAATCTACTTAAATGATTCTACCACGGCAACCAGTACAGTTTCCATAAACACATATCCCAAACCTTTAAAATTGAATAAGATTGAGAAGGGTACAGGTTTTTATGCCGATGGGTCTCAACTGGTAGGGGCATTTGATTTCTCCTTAAAAAACTATTATCCTATTGAAACACAACATAATTTACTTAAGCGAATTATTTTCCCCGAAGTTTTTCCAACAAACAAAAGATTTAACCTGAATAATGCCCAACATGAGTTCCTCAAAAAAGCAATGCATACACTTCCAAAGGATTTAGGATATGACAAGGAGGAGTATTATGATAGCTATGTAAAATTTCTTGTTTTTGGTGATAGTCAAGAACCAATTCTTGACCATATTAAAATCTATAATAAAGTTGGATACGCCTATGGCACATTAACGGATTGTGCCTACATTCAAGATACCAAGAACAACGTAGATTTTATGGTTACCGCTACTATTTTGGTCAACAGTGATGGAATTTTCAATGACAATGTTTATGAGTATGATGAGATTGGAATACCATTTTTAGCACAATTGGGAAGGGAAATTTACAAATTAGAGCTAAACAGGGACAGATAGTTCCCCTCAAAATAATAATTATCTTAATTTGTAGTTATAATCTTACAAATTAAATTCAATGAAATGCGTTTTATACATTAGCAAAGCTCTTAAATCGTTTAGAACAGATGATTTAAAACATCTTTCCACAACCTCTACAATCAATAATCAAAAAAAAGGAATAAGCGGTTATTTGTATTTCGAAAACAATTGTTTTCTACAATACATGGAGGGTGAAGCTAATATCATAGATGAAATGGTTGATAAAATTTCCCATGACGAAAGACATGAACTTTTAGCATTGATTGAAAAAAAAGATTTGACCAAAAGACGCTTTCCAGATTGGGGCATGAAAAATATTGCCGAATTGATGTTCAATAATAGTACTATTGAAACCACGATTATACAAACAATGTCAATTTTTGGGGAAAATCACTTGAACATATCCAAGAATACCCAAGATGAGCTTTTTAAACTAATGGATGACCTTGCTAAGGTTTCCCAAAAAGCATAACTCCATATTTAATCTCTCATAGTCCATTTTCTTATGTGACTTTGTTCCCCTATCTGTTTCTAATACATATACTAACTAAATTAGAAAGATTATGAAAAAATTGATTGCCGAGTTTATCGGTACACTTTGGCTTGTTTTAGGTGGATGTGGAAGTGCTGTTTTGGCAGCTGCCTTTCCCGAATTGGGTATTGGATTTGTAGGTGTTGCCCTTGCTTTTGGGCTCACCGTTATAACCATGGCCTATGCCATTGGGCATATTTCTGGCTGCCACCTTAACCCAGCAGTTTCCATTGGTTTGGCAATTGGCGGACGTTTTGACAAAAAGGACCTCCTTCCCTACATTATTGCCCAAGTAATGGGGGCTATTGCCGGAGCGGGGATTTTATATACTATTGCAAGCGGTAAAGTTGGTTTTGAAGCTGGTGGGTTTGCAGCAAATGGTTTTGGCGAACATTCTCCCGGAGGGTATGATATGATTTCAGCTTTCATAACCGAAGTTGCAATGACCTTTATGTTCTTGATAATAATTTTAGGAGCAACACATTCAAAAGCTCCAAAAGGGATGGCAGGTTTGGCCATTGGTCTAGGATTGACCCTTATCCACTTAATAAGCATTCCAGTAACCAATACGTCCGTAAACCCTGCACGTAGTACCAGTCAAGCCTTATTTGCAGACGGTTCATGGGCAATTCCCCAATTATGGCTTTTTTGGATAGCACCTATTCTGGGCGCTATTATAGCAGGTGTGGTTTACAAATACTTATCACCTGAATCAAACGATTAGAATTAATTGATTAAATCCCGAGCTAAATACTCGGGGTTTGTTTTGCAGGTTTTCCGTACAGATCAAAATCTGAAGCTTCCGTGATTTCAATATTAACAAAATCTCCAGTTTTCACATAGTATTTGGTAGCATCAATCAATACTTCATTATCCACATCTGGAGAATCAAATTCAGTTCTGCCAACAAAGTAATTCCCTTCTTTTCGGTCAATTATACATCGAAATGTTTTACCAATCCTTCCTTGGTTCAATTCCCAAGAAATTTGTGACTGTACCTCCATAATTTCATTGGCGCGTTGTTGCTTTACCTCTTCGGGAACATCATCTATAAGTGTATAGGCATGTGTGTTTTCTTCATGACTATACGTAAAGCAACCCAGACGTTCAAAACGCATTTCTGCAACCCAATCTTTCAAGGTTTGGAAATCTTCCTCGGTTTCACCGGGATATCCCACAATCAAGGTGGTTCGTATGGTCATTTGCGGAACAGCAGCTCTAAAATCTTTGAGCAATTTGGTAGTTTTTGCTTTGGTGGTTCCACGACGCATACTTTTTAAAATGGGGTCCGCTATATGCTGTAAAGGAATATCAATATAATTACAGATTTTAGGCTCCTTCCTCATCACTTCCAGAACATCCATTGGAAACCCGGTTGGGAAAGCATAGTGCAATCGAATCCACTCAATACCGTCAACTGCTACCAAGGCTTCAAGCAGTTGTGCCAAATTTCTTTTTTTATACAGATCCAGACCATAGTAGGTCAAGTCTTGAGCAATCAAAATCAGTTCTTTAACCCCATTTGCAGCCAACTTTTCAGACTCTGAAACCAATTCCTCGATAGGCTTGCTTCTATGCTTTCCCCGCATTATTGGAATGGCGCAGAAAGAACACGGTCTATCACAACCTTCAGCAATCTTTAAATATGCATAATTTTTTGGGGTTGTAGTTAAGCGTTCCCCGATTAACTCATGTTTGTAATCAGCACCCAATGCTTTTAATAAATTAGGTAGGTCACTGGTCCCAAAATACTCATCCACATTTGGAATTTCCTTTTCTAAATCCGGTTTATAACGTTCACTCAAGCACCCGGTAACAAAAACCTTGTCCACATCACCCGCCTCTTTCTTTTGAACATATTCCAATATGGTATTTACGCTCTCCTCTTTGGCATTGGCAATAAATCCACAAGTGTTAATCACCACCACATTACCTTCCCCTTCATGTACTACCTCCTTCTTGTTGGCACGCAATTGGCCCATGAGTACTTCAGAATCGTAAACATTCTTGCTACATCCTAAAGTTACTACGTTGATTTTGTTCTTCTTAAGCGATTTTGTCCGCATATGTTCAATAAAT contains:
- a CDS encoding BLUF domain-containing protein, with the translated sequence MKCVLYISKALKSFRTDDLKHLSTTSTINNQKKGISGYLYFENNCFLQYMEGEANIIDEMVDKISHDERHELLALIEKKDLTKRRFPDWGMKNIAELMFNNSTIETTIIQTMSIFGENHLNISKNTQDELFKLMDDLAKVSQKA
- the rimO gene encoding 30S ribosomal protein S12 methylthiotransferase RimO yields the protein MRTKSLKKNKINVVTLGCSKNVYDSEVLMGQLRANKKEVVHEGEGNVVVINTCGFIANAKEESVNTILEYVQKKEAGDVDKVFVTGCLSERYKPDLEKEIPNVDEYFGTSDLPNLLKALGADYKHELIGERLTTTPKNYAYLKIAEGCDRPCSFCAIPIMRGKHRSKPIEELVSESEKLAANGVKELILIAQDLTYYGLDLYKKRNLAQLLEALVAVDGIEWIRLHYAFPTGFPMDVLEVMRKEPKICNYIDIPLQHIADPILKSMRRGTTKAKTTKLLKDFRAAVPQMTIRTTLIVGYPGETEEDFQTLKDWVAEMRFERLGCFTYSHEENTHAYTLIDDVPEEVKQQRANEIMEVQSQISWELNQGRIGKTFRCIIDRKEGNYFVGRTEFDSPDVDNEVLIDATKYYVKTGDFVNIEITEASDFDLYGKPAKQTPSI
- a CDS encoding serine hydrolase yields the protein MLKRLLFFLVFGPLVLSCNKEINGNPLERVLASDSPLIKTVMDSLEQYEVQIRYTQIDRVNDSVLFTDYDFQVSKSNYFYPASTVKFPAAVATLEKLNEVDSLSMNTTFYVEGDSIETTFAKAVSEIFAVSDNAANNRLIEFLGQDELNKRIVAKTEGPIRIAHRLSTSNADDPTTKPLVIYLNDSTTATSTVSINTYPKPLKLNKIEKGTGFYADGSQLVGAFDFSLKNYYPIETQHNLLKRIIFPEVFPTNKRFNLNNAQHEFLKKAMHTLPKDLGYDKEEYYDSYVKFLVFGDSQEPILDHIKIYNKVGYAYGTLTDCAYIQDTKNNVDFMVTATILVNSDGIFNDNVYEYDEIGIPFLAQLGREIYKLELNRDR
- the aqpZ gene encoding aquaporin Z — protein: MKKLIAEFIGTLWLVLGGCGSAVLAAAFPELGIGFVGVALAFGLTVITMAYAIGHISGCHLNPAVSIGLAIGGRFDKKDLLPYIIAQVMGAIAGAGILYTIASGKVGFEAGGFAANGFGEHSPGGYDMISAFITEVAMTFMFLIIILGATHSKAPKGMAGLAIGLGLTLIHLISIPVTNTSVNPARSTSQALFADGSWAIPQLWLFWIAPILGAIIAGVVYKYLSPESND